In a genomic window of Sulfuriferula nivalis:
- a CDS encoding WbqC family protein, translating into MRVGIIQSSFIPWRGYFDFINSVDIFVFYDDIQYTKGDWRNRNRIKTEQGSKWLTVPVCYERLSKLICDTVIDDTQDWRKIHMQQWLASYANAPYFDDVINLLGAMGRHEDLTISQLNIRLIKVICDYLDIDTPLLLSSELNVQGVKTPRLINLLQALGATTYLSGPSADNYLEKQLFYQAGIRLEYKSYDYEPYPQLWGAFDNALTILDLIANCGADAKNRIASRSANSIVVA; encoded by the coding sequence GTGAGGGTTGGCATAATTCAGTCCAGCTTTATCCCATGGCGGGGATATTTCGACTTTATCAACAGTGTAGATATATTCGTGTTTTATGATGATATTCAATACACCAAGGGTGATTGGCGTAATCGTAATCGGATTAAGACTGAACAGGGTTCAAAATGGTTAACCGTGCCAGTTTGTTATGAGAGACTCTCGAAATTGATATGCGATACGGTGATTGATGACACGCAAGACTGGCGCAAAATTCACATGCAACAATGGCTAGCAAGTTATGCTAACGCGCCCTACTTTGACGATGTGATCAACCTGTTGGGGGCGATGGGTAGGCACGAGGATCTGACTATTAGTCAGTTGAATATTCGATTGATTAAGGTGATTTGCGACTATCTCGACATTGATACCCCTTTGCTATTATCCAGTGAATTAAACGTGCAGGGTGTAAAGACGCCACGTTTAATTAATTTGTTGCAGGCATTGGGTGCAACAACTTATCTTTCTGGCCCCAGTGCGGATAATTACCTGGAGAAACAGTTGTTTTATCAGGCAGGTATACGCTTAGAATACAAATCTTATGATTATGAGCCTTATCCGCAGCTATGGGGTGCGTTTGATAACGCATTGACGATATTAGATTTGATTGCTAATTGCGGGGCAGATGCAAAAAACCGGATAGCGAGTCGGTCTGCGAATAGCATCGTGGTTGCTTGA
- a CDS encoding putative sugar O-methyltransferase, whose amino-acid sequence MDILVFGTGGSSVGIEHECVLYGFNIVAFLDNNPAKWNTVRDGKLILPPEAVATLKFDRIITATALFHEEMRQQLIALGIPDEQIFATRVDSRHWAEGCRYLIFRQHAVDPVSEKLMTERVSFEVGAKALDDIPPPVEKSAHTALTQRLWDALLIAERDLEGASTPYQVGANWQSFLRDTRPEYFEARQANDVEKLGDLLANFCRNNMSTGILGGRAAFDDYAAHPDMVSGIRQNFNVWSYSIGGAPVHELASPPIGNPFGHWIDGVIVHPNTFLNHYRGRFVQKLLSNIKRPVIAEIGGGFGGFAYYALKFVPGCCYINFDLPENLLISSYYLSLAYPDLRIHLYSGKEDMQALIDNYDIILMPQYALPWLPDRSVDFFINTISLSEMAYSTICEYLRQVERTTDGYFYHENLISNGTGYLYYPIDTFPKLTEFHELTRQPSRWPYFSASSLQHCHMEQLFVRSDRLQVGVNRT is encoded by the coding sequence ATGGATATTCTTGTATTTGGAACTGGCGGCTCTTCGGTAGGTATCGAGCACGAATGTGTACTATACGGTTTCAATATCGTCGCATTTCTCGATAATAATCCGGCAAAATGGAATACCGTGCGTGACGGGAAACTGATTTTGCCACCTGAGGCAGTTGCCACATTGAAATTCGACCGGATTATTACTGCAACGGCCTTGTTCCATGAAGAAATGCGACAGCAGCTCATAGCGCTGGGCATACCTGATGAACAAATTTTTGCTACCCGTGTTGATTCCAGACACTGGGCAGAAGGCTGCCGATACCTGATTTTCCGTCAGCATGCGGTAGATCCGGTTTCCGAAAAGCTGATGACAGAAAGAGTGAGTTTTGAGGTTGGGGCAAAGGCGCTGGATGACATCCCGCCACCAGTTGAGAAATCTGCCCATACTGCATTAACCCAACGCCTGTGGGATGCATTGTTGATTGCTGAACGTGATCTTGAAGGGGCGTCGACGCCCTATCAGGTAGGCGCTAATTGGCAGAGTTTCCTGCGTGATACACGGCCTGAATATTTTGAGGCTCGGCAAGCAAATGATGTCGAAAAATTGGGAGACCTGTTGGCGAATTTTTGCCGGAATAACATGAGCACCGGCATATTGGGTGGTCGTGCAGCTTTTGACGACTATGCCGCGCATCCCGATATGGTGAGTGGCATCCGCCAGAATTTCAACGTCTGGTCATACAGCATAGGAGGGGCGCCCGTACATGAGCTCGCCTCGCCGCCCATAGGCAATCCTTTTGGGCATTGGATCGATGGCGTTATTGTTCATCCAAATACCTTCCTTAATCATTACCGGGGACGGTTTGTCCAGAAGTTGCTCTCAAATATCAAACGGCCAGTGATAGCAGAAATCGGCGGGGGCTTTGGTGGTTTCGCCTACTATGCGCTCAAATTTGTGCCTGGTTGCTGTTATATCAACTTCGACCTGCCAGAGAATCTGCTGATATCTTCATATTATCTCTCGCTGGCTTACCCGGATTTACGTATTCATCTATATTCTGGCAAAGAGGATATGCAGGCTTTGATTGATAATTACGACATTATCCTGATGCCGCAATATGCACTCCCGTGGTTACCAGATCGATCGGTAGATTTCTTCATTAATACCATTAGTTTGTCAGAAATGGCTTATTCGACTATTTGTGAATATTTGCGCCAAGTAGAGCGTACGACAGATGGTTATTTTTATCATGAGAATCTTATCTCCAATGGTACGGGTTATCTTTATTACCCTATCGATACATTCCCTAAACTCACCGAGTTTCATGAATTAACCCGTCAGCCATCGCGTTGGCCCTATTTCTCGGCATCCTCGCTGCAGCACTGTCACATGGAGCAGTTGTTTGTTCGTTCTGACCGATTACAGGTAGGTGTGAATCGAACTTAG
- a CDS encoding polysaccharide biosynthesis C-terminal domain-containing protein — MKRIEPYMRREDARGKLIGLMNEGLWEEFNYLETGAGQVRGNHYHEKTLELFFIIDGEVDIVIVRPDGEVINDHLVAGDMVLIEPGETHTFYCLTNTRWINFLTNRFDQDNPDLHFNN; from the coding sequence ATGAAAAGAATTGAACCCTACATGCGTCGAGAGGATGCCAGAGGCAAGTTGATCGGTTTAATGAACGAAGGTCTTTGGGAAGAATTTAATTATTTGGAAACTGGTGCTGGGCAGGTTCGTGGTAATCACTACCATGAGAAAACCCTGGAGCTATTTTTTATTATTGATGGTGAAGTTGATATTGTGATTGTTCGACCTGATGGAGAGGTAATCAACGATCATCTTGTGGCGGGCGATATGGTGTTAATTGAACCAGGCGAAACACACACTTTTTACTGCTTAACGAATACGCGCTGGATCAATTTTCTTACCAACCGCTTTGATCAGGATAACCCTGATCTGCATTTCAACAATTAA
- a CDS encoding SDR family oxidoreductase, whose translation MKVLLTGSTGYVGKLVCAGLGSRWDMVGVSAHADEAQGLFRCDLADAEQVKLLSQRVTPDVIIHAAGDKNLARCEASPVDAYMANVQTTINLAQHFPEARIIYISSDYVFPGDRGGYREDDPLGPVTVYGRTKACAELAGLTLSPNFYVLRLSALYDANATFLRFVRDSLTRGEAVNCFEDAYYSPTYYGDFLIVLERLVESQALSRRIYHACGQRISRYFFAKTFARAANLEQSLVHQASRVTEQASFLFADISLENTLTCESLDVSVGRHQEYLSFLEMNS comes from the coding sequence ATGAAGGTGTTACTGACAGGCTCAACAGGTTATGTTGGCAAACTCGTATGTGCAGGGCTGGGGTCACGCTGGGATATGGTGGGCGTGAGTGCACATGCCGACGAAGCGCAAGGACTGTTCCGATGTGATCTGGCTGATGCCGAGCAGGTGAAGTTGTTAAGTCAGCGAGTCACGCCAGATGTGATCATTCATGCGGCGGGAGATAAAAATCTGGCACGCTGCGAGGCATCACCTGTGGATGCTTATATGGCCAACGTGCAAACCACGATTAATCTGGCTCAGCATTTTCCAGAGGCACGTATTATTTATATCTCCAGTGATTATGTGTTCCCTGGGGATAGAGGCGGCTATCGGGAAGATGACCCCTTGGGACCCGTGACCGTATATGGACGTACCAAAGCTTGCGCGGAGCTGGCGGGCTTAACCCTCAGCCCGAATTTTTATGTATTGCGTCTCAGTGCTTTATACGACGCAAATGCGACATTTTTGCGTTTTGTGCGTGATTCACTGACCCGAGGTGAAGCGGTTAACTGCTTCGAAGATGCATATTATTCACCGACTTATTATGGTGATTTTCTAATTGTGTTAGAGCGTTTAGTCGAATCGCAGGCATTATCAAGGCGTATATATCATGCCTGTGGACAACGCATTTCGCGGTACTTTTTTGCCAAAACATTTGCACGCGCAGCGAATCTTGAACAGTCTCTGGTGCACCAGGCTAGCCGGGTGACTGAACAAGCCTCTTTTCTCTTTGCAGACATTTCGCTGGAAAATACCCTGACCTGTGAATCGCTCGATGTTTCAGTGGGCAGGCATCAGGAGTATCTGAGTTTTCTGGAGATGAATTCATGA
- a CDS encoding glycosyltransferase has translation MINLGEIGSIELNAIPSSVLSATHPDPDELGDAMVHVLSSRFFPELSPSQQIAWILHCFQTVVTRYLPELGVVRSLVQFHSVRLYEDAELTLADACVMTESIMGLNWGDAASLFDMRGYDRYAIQPFRNYVRARTTTPIGEKKPIQAGKTLKIIYFSHYAYTNSDKSLANPLGPFIRDILLSHAAYGEAEIICYCVQWQDQTYIDVLTQRGITVRVIPQELAFARLDELRLTILADAPDVLISDVPSPIASWLFIHRVAPLQIYLDPGYPHWNLPEIDWVLLPGKVYQHGFELPSNRWSTMRVALCDTALDIDAGMSPAQVRTQSGDCIRFGVFARLTKITNAWLSAAESLLTQLPDATLLIVGAGNPVLVQRLLKNPDYADRVSLINEMVDLKAHQHLIDIFLDTFPFIGGLVCREFMAYGVPVVSLLAGEWDELLRDQRDPELLAQSPDEFVAYALRLAMDVEFYQIASITSIRLASRQNKPTYMVSDIEDGIRQAMHFHGHM, from the coding sequence ATGATCAACCTGGGGGAAATAGGCTCCATTGAACTCAATGCTATACCGAGTAGTGTATTATCGGCTACACATCCAGACCCAGATGAACTGGGTGATGCCATGGTGCATGTGCTGTCCTCTCGTTTTTTCCCCGAGTTATCGCCCTCACAACAGATTGCTTGGATACTCCATTGTTTCCAGACAGTAGTTACACGCTATTTACCTGAATTGGGAGTGGTACGCAGCTTGGTGCAGTTTCATTCCGTGCGTTTGTATGAAGATGCTGAACTGACATTGGCTGATGCCTGCGTCATGACCGAATCGATAATGGGATTGAATTGGGGTGATGCTGCCAGTCTGTTTGATATGCGCGGTTATGACAGATACGCCATACAGCCATTTAGAAATTATGTACGTGCACGTACAACTACGCCAATAGGTGAGAAAAAGCCTATTCAGGCTGGAAAAACACTGAAAATTATTTATTTCAGTCATTATGCCTATACGAACTCGGACAAATCGCTAGCCAATCCGTTGGGCCCATTCATACGAGATATACTCCTTAGTCATGCGGCCTATGGAGAGGCGGAAATCATTTGCTACTGTGTGCAGTGGCAAGATCAAACCTACATAGACGTACTGACACAGCGTGGTATTACTGTTCGCGTCATACCTCAGGAACTGGCGTTTGCCAGACTGGACGAATTACGGCTGACGATACTGGCAGATGCCCCGGATGTGCTCATTTCCGATGTCCCTTCACCTATCGCCAGCTGGTTATTTATCCACCGGGTCGCGCCATTACAGATCTATCTCGATCCAGGTTATCCGCACTGGAATCTGCCGGAAATCGACTGGGTGTTGTTACCTGGCAAAGTGTATCAGCATGGATTTGAACTGCCGAGCAATCGCTGGAGTACCATGCGCGTCGCATTATGCGATACAGCATTGGACATAGATGCCGGTATGTCGCCAGCGCAAGTCCGCACGCAATCTGGAGACTGCATACGTTTCGGCGTGTTTGCACGGCTTACTAAAATCACCAACGCTTGGCTATCGGCTGCCGAATCACTTCTGACACAGTTGCCTGATGCCACTTTGCTTATAGTCGGTGCAGGTAATCCGGTGCTGGTACAGCGTTTACTCAAAAATCCAGATTATGCCGACAGAGTCAGTTTAATTAACGAAATGGTTGATCTAAAAGCGCATCAACATTTGATTGATATTTTCCTGGATACGTTTCCGTTTATTGGAGGTCTGGTGTGTCGCGAATTCATGGCATATGGTGTCCCTGTCGTGTCGTTACTGGCAGGGGAGTGGGATGAGTTGCTGCGAGATCAGCGCGATCCCGAATTGCTTGCACAATCGCCGGATGAATTTGTTGCATATGCACTGCGTCTGGCAATGGATGTCGAGTTCTATCAAATTGCCAGCATAACGTCGATACGCCTGGCATCACGGCAAAACAAGCCAACTTACATGGTAAGTGACATCGAGGATGGCATACGCCAAGCCATGCATTTTCATGGTCATATGTAA
- a CDS encoding DegT/DnrJ/EryC1/StrS family aminotransferase: MKKRDNYLAFGTPNFTDAEIDAVTRVMRSGWVGMGPETLAFETELADYLGAPEVVTVNSCTSALFLALLAEDIGPGDEVIVPSLTWCATANAVLYLGATPVFCDVDSLTMCVTEASVVAKLTPRTKAVIAVHYGGYAVDVEALRQALPAYVAIIEDAAHALGATYPDGRHVGASGNSVCFSFYANKNLSTADGGAIALFDKDKAERLRSLRMSGMSSNAWSRYTNPSSSVMQGLTELGYKMNYTDLQAAIGRVQLKRMDEMAAARQQVAEHYQYRLAEKGLAIEFQSKVFNAGHARHLLVCRIDQEYTGEHRDALFLKLRAQNIGVSIHYRPLHIQPLYCKDVVITLPNTDYLADCIMTLPISAQMTLDDVDYVVDNLADLIMKCREAI; the protein is encoded by the coding sequence GTGAAGAAACGTGATAACTATCTGGCTTTTGGTACGCCGAATTTTACCGATGCTGAGATCGATGCCGTAACACGTGTCATGCGCTCTGGCTGGGTGGGTATGGGGCCGGAAACCCTGGCTTTTGAAACGGAGCTGGCAGACTATCTGGGCGCTCCCGAGGTGGTGACTGTTAATTCGTGCACGTCGGCGCTTTTTCTGGCGCTGCTGGCTGAAGATATAGGACCAGGGGATGAAGTGATCGTGCCCAGTTTAACCTGGTGTGCGACGGCAAATGCTGTGCTTTATCTGGGTGCTACGCCGGTATTCTGCGACGTCGATAGCCTAACCATGTGTGTGACGGAAGCATCTGTTGTCGCAAAATTGACACCTCGTACCAAAGCCGTGATTGCGGTTCATTATGGTGGCTATGCGGTTGATGTAGAGGCTTTGCGTCAAGCGTTGCCAGCTTATGTCGCTATCATTGAAGATGCGGCTCATGCATTAGGGGCAACATACCCTGATGGCCGGCACGTTGGTGCATCGGGGAATTCAGTTTGTTTTAGTTTTTATGCGAATAAAAATCTGTCTACCGCTGATGGTGGGGCGATTGCGCTGTTTGATAAAGATAAAGCCGAACGATTACGTTCATTACGTATGAGTGGTATGAGTTCCAATGCATGGTCTCGTTATACCAATCCATCATCTTCTGTTATGCAAGGGTTGACAGAATTAGGCTATAAGATGAATTACACTGATCTGCAAGCAGCAATAGGCAGAGTGCAGTTAAAGCGCATGGATGAAATGGCTGCAGCTCGGCAACAAGTTGCTGAGCATTATCAATACCGTTTGGCGGAAAAGGGCTTGGCGATTGAATTTCAAAGTAAGGTTTTTAACGCTGGTCACGCCCGACACTTATTAGTTTGTCGGATTGATCAGGAATACACTGGTGAGCATCGCGATGCATTGTTCCTGAAATTAAGAGCACAGAATATAGGCGTGAGTATCCATTATCGGCCATTACATATACAGCCACTCTATTGCAAAGATGTGGTGATTACCCTGCCAAATACAGACTATCTGGCTGATTGCATCATGACGTTGCCTATCAGTGCACAAATGACGCTGGATGATGTCGACTATGTGGTCGACAATTTGGCAGATTTAATTATGAAGTGTAGGGAGGCGATATGA
- a CDS encoding radical SAM/SPASM domain-containing protein, producing MSEAESVGVASSEYGFNGRLQADFPSQILMDITEVCNLACTHCPHPTFVKSEHYGGRHMDPALNEKMIEEVRLHGQGKTQYIRYSSNGEPLVHPEGYSMIEAAVKYSGVYVTLTTNGKIMNEKRTQRLLEAGVHMIDISIDAFKPETYAKIRVKGNLDVTRENVLRLIRWVRESKANTKIVVSFVEQPQNTAEAADFEHYWKDNGADNVVIRRLHSCSGAIQDLADMRRKDLRTAARRPCLYPWERIAINARGDLAFCPSDWVHGSYIADYRNTSIYAEWQGEFYQALRQAHLNNDYSQHTFCGNCPDWAATRWPHEGRSYADMVEEFITQEPPPL from the coding sequence ATGAGCGAAGCTGAATCGGTAGGTGTAGCCTCTTCTGAATATGGATTTAATGGCCGTTTGCAGGCTGATTTTCCTTCCCAGATATTGATGGATATCACGGAAGTGTGCAATCTGGCCTGTACCCATTGTCCGCATCCGACTTTTGTTAAATCAGAACACTATGGTGGTCGCCATATGGATCCTGCTTTAAATGAAAAGATGATAGAAGAAGTCAGGTTGCACGGTCAGGGTAAAACTCAGTATATACGGTACTCCAGCAATGGCGAGCCGCTGGTTCATCCTGAGGGCTACAGCATGATAGAAGCTGCCGTCAAATATTCAGGTGTTTATGTGACGTTGACGACCAACGGCAAGATCATGAATGAGAAGCGCACGCAGCGTTTACTGGAAGCGGGTGTGCACATGATAGACATCAGCATAGACGCATTCAAGCCGGAAACCTACGCTAAAATCCGCGTCAAAGGCAATCTGGACGTGACGCGCGAAAATGTATTGAGACTGATCCGTTGGGTGCGTGAATCGAAAGCCAATACGAAAATTGTGGTCAGTTTTGTGGAGCAGCCACAGAATACAGCAGAGGCGGCTGATTTCGAGCATTACTGGAAAGATAATGGTGCCGATAATGTCGTTATCCGTCGTTTACATTCTTGTTCAGGGGCGATTCAGGATCTAGCGGATATGCGACGTAAGGACTTGCGGACAGCCGCGCGCCGTCCCTGTCTGTATCCCTGGGAGCGAATAGCCATCAATGCCCGCGGGGATTTGGCCTTCTGCCCGTCAGACTGGGTACATGGTTCTTATATTGCGGATTATCGTAATACGAGCATATATGCCGAATGGCAGGGCGAGTTTTATCAGGCATTACGCCAGGCGCATTTGAACAACGATTACAGCCAGCATACCTTCTGTGGCAATTGTCCAGACTGGGCAGCTACGCGCTGGCCGCATGAAGGCCGCAGTTATGCAGACATGGTTGAAGAATTCATTACTCAAGAGCCGCCACCGCTATGA
- a CDS encoding class I SAM-dependent methyltransferase, translated as MITQAIATRIADAVEHVPGWSPLDQLLSLFTLAYSSADMQGDVLELGSWCGRSAIALGMAAQVTGHTKVHCVDLFPEKQDWYVNTDGTHSCVVNINGRMVGAYGEQTVWAEPYERDIEPVYERYSGILDAFNASIAACGLSDHIIPVKGDLTSFAASVPPEFKLRMAFIDGDHSYEAVSKDIAIVERFLVPGGWICFDDAFSSYAGVDQAITEWVIKSGHYQQCQQLTRKFFVARYTG; from the coding sequence ATGATTACACAAGCTATTGCAACCCGTATTGCGGATGCTGTCGAGCATGTTCCTGGCTGGTCACCACTTGATCAGTTGTTGAGCTTGTTTACTTTGGCGTACAGCAGCGCTGATATGCAAGGTGATGTATTGGAATTGGGTTCCTGGTGCGGGCGTTCGGCTATTGCGCTGGGGATGGCCGCACAAGTGACGGGGCACACTAAAGTCCATTGCGTGGATCTGTTTCCTGAAAAGCAGGATTGGTATGTGAATACTGATGGCACGCACTCATGTGTCGTCAATATCAATGGTCGTATGGTGGGTGCTTATGGAGAGCAGACCGTGTGGGCGGAACCCTATGAGCGTGATATTGAGCCTGTGTATGAGCGCTATTCTGGCATATTGGATGCTTTTAATGCATCCATTGCAGCATGTGGACTTTCAGACCATATCATTCCTGTTAAAGGAGATTTGACCAGCTTCGCGGCTAGCGTACCGCCTGAATTTAAGCTGCGTATGGCTTTTATCGATGGCGATCATAGTTATGAAGCTGTGTCCAAGGACATAGCAATTGTTGAACGGTTTTTAGTGCCAGGTGGCTGGATTTGCTTTGATGATGCATTCTCCAGTTATGCGGGCGTTGATCAGGCGATTACGGAGTGGGTGATAAAGAGCGGCCATTACCAGCAGTGTCAGCAATTAACGCGTAAGTTTTTTGTGGCCCGTTATACAGGTTGA
- a CDS encoding methyltransferase domain-containing protein, with amino-acid sequence MIPLLKECKRRPFGGSLLLLGQGDVYFNMAQLKSMAVHAGVPLDEAIPYRPSHIPTFAQQGCPHGHTLFGMLGFSKISVLDYSGFDGADILFDLNLADLPEALMEQYDVIIDHGTLEHVFHYPNALNSVFRMLKTGGRFVSSAPSGNFFDHGFYMLQPTLFADWFAVNKWQVESIQIMQFTSNQNDEPCFYADYEPGMFDSVSYGKMDNKLYGTVSVATKVAGTTGDLCPQQGMYARQHQWVDGVKE; translated from the coding sequence ATGATTCCTTTGTTAAAGGAATGTAAGCGTCGTCCATTTGGCGGTAGCTTGTTATTGTTAGGGCAGGGCGATGTTTATTTTAATATGGCACAGCTGAAAAGTATGGCGGTGCACGCGGGCGTGCCATTGGATGAGGCTATTCCATACAGACCGTCTCATATACCAACATTTGCTCAACAGGGATGCCCGCATGGGCATACCTTATTTGGAATGCTAGGGTTCTCCAAAATATCCGTACTGGATTACAGCGGTTTTGACGGGGCAGATATACTCTTTGACTTGAACCTGGCAGACCTACCCGAAGCGCTGATGGAACAATATGATGTGATTATTGATCATGGCACATTGGAGCATGTGTTTCATTATCCGAATGCGCTTAATAGCGTGTTCAGAATGCTGAAAACAGGTGGTCGCTTTGTGTCGAGTGCCCCTTCGGGTAATTTTTTTGATCACGGGTTTTACATGTTGCAACCCACCTTGTTTGCAGATTGGTTTGCCGTTAATAAATGGCAGGTTGAGTCTATCCAGATAATGCAGTTTACTTCCAATCAGAATGATGAGCCTTGTTTTTATGCTGATTATGAGCCGGGTATGTTTGATAGTGTCAGTTATGGCAAGATGGATAATAAGCTCTATGGCACTGTGAGCGTGGCGACTAAAGTGGCGGGTACCACAGGTGATTTATGCCCACAGCAAGGAATGTATGCGAGACAGCATCAATGGGTGGATGGAGTGAAAGAATGA